CAAACGGTCCCAGGTAGTCGGTCTTGCCAATATCCAGCCCGTGCTGGCGCAGGATGTCGTGTGCCGTCGCGATATGGAAAAAGAAGTTGGGCAGCACAAAGGTCACCAGATACTCATCGCCGCTGAACGTGGTTTTGATGGTGCTGAAATCCAGCGTGACTTCAGTGGCTTCAGTGCCTTCCATTTGTTCGGGCGCAATGCTGTCAAAAAACGCCAAGGTCTTCTGGATGCGCGTTTGCAGTTCAGCAAAGCTGTTTTCGCAATCAATAAATCGCGGCACTTCAACGCCCGCAAGGCGGCCAATGGCGTTTTTGGAAGTGTCTGAAGCTCGCTGAATCTGCCCGGCCAATGGCAGCATGTCGGTCGCCAGCCTGGCATGTACCAGCATTTCCGGCGGCAAGCCGGTGGCTTGGGCGTGGGCCAGCGCTTTATCCAGATAGCTGGACAGCACTCGCAGGCCGCGCTGAAACACCGGAATGGAAAGGCGATACATCGAAACTGCCATGGCTTGATTGCTCCTTGAAGGTTCAGCTAACTGTGGCGGCAATGTGGGCAATTTCAAGCTGTTATCAGCGGTATCGGACTGCGAAATGCCAGGCGGACGATCAATCGTCTGGCTGCTTCAGTGATCAGTCGCCGTATCCAGCTTTGGCGTGCCCAGCTTGAACCACGCCTTGGCGATTTTGCCGTCGCTCACTTCGTAAATGGCAATCACGTCCACCGTGCCCACACCACCCGCAAACGTGCGCCGGACCACTTCGCGATCCACCACCAGATTGCCTACCGACACCCGCGTCAGCAATTGCCCAAACAACAGCGGCTCGGCAAAACGGATTTCGTGGCGCTGGCGAATCGCCGCAGCGCCCTCGGCCAGCAACGTTGCAGGGTGCTCATAATACAAAGCATCGTCATGCCAGTACGCCATAAAGGCGTCGATATCGCGGGCGTTGTACGCCGCAAGCTGCCCAGCGACGACCTCTTCCGCTTCGTTGGTATTACTGCTAGTCATTTGCACTACTCACAGGTGGACAACAAGCTGTCTACCATAAAGCAAATCGCCGCCCCTGCGTATCCGGCAGGGCGCGGCGATCGGTCGCGACCAGGCCAGGATGCGCTAGAAAGTACGCGCCGCCGGGTAAGTGCTGGTGAAATCATTGCCCCAGCGAAAGTTGATGAACGACATCGTTACCGAGACTTCCAGCCCTTCCACAAAATGCCAGCAGCCCACCGGCAGGAACAGGATTTCACCCGGGTTCAGAATGCACTCGCGCACCTGCACATTGCGCATGGCGGGGAAGCGGTTGTAGTCGATATTGCGGGCGTCAACATAGGTGAAACAGTGTTCATGGTTGTACATGCTGGCAATTTCGTTGGCGGGCACCAGCAAAATGCGTTTGCGGCCGATCACCTGGGCCATGAAGTTGTTGGTCAGGTCATGGTGAAACGGCGTGATGGTGCCCGCCGGGCCGAACCACAGGAAACCTTGATCCGTTGAGCCCGGATTCAGATACTCCGGCAACGGCAAGATGTCGCGCCACAATTCGGCCAGGGCCTGCCGATTGTGCGAATCGTTATAGGCCGTCATGTAAAAATCGTTGGTCGGACTGTGGGTGCGAACCAGTTGCACGAATTCGGCAAAGCGCATGCTCTTTTCGTGCCGGCGTTTGTCCAGTTCATAGTGCTCGTTACTGTTGCGGCCAAACTGGACCTCCACCGCGCGCTCGCCACAGCGATCGGCGAAGTAATCCAGGCTCCATTTCTGCATGGCAGGCCATTGATCCATCATGCCGGTGATGATCACCGGGCGCCCGGCGGTGTAGTAATCGTTGAAAAACTCGGCGCTGGATAACCGCTGGCGCCGCGGGATTTCCGGCGAGCGTAGTTGCTCCAGCCGCCGCTGGTTGTCCAGCACCCAATCGTGCTTGGCGAGGCGGTTTTTCAGTCGTTCGGCGCCCGCCAGATACGGGCTGGCCAGCGCAGCCTGAACCTCACGCAGTGCGTCTTCCGGGTCGGCCCCGGCCGCCACCATCACCTTGGTCAAATCCTGCGGCGCACCGCCCAGCAGCAGGTTTTCGGCAATCCAGCGTCGCCATTCGTGATCCACCACAACCCGCGGTGTTGTCTGATTTTGCGTTTCCATCCGCCTCCCTGGTCAGTGCCAGTGGTTATTGTCTCGTTGTCCGGGTACACACCAGCGCGAGGCCCGGTATGTACCACCCTCGATACTGCGCAATAGCCTACTTCGCGAGCCCCAGTCTGAGTAGCGGCAAGCGGTCAGGCGTTCGGTAAACGAGACATTCGGTGGCAGATGGAAATAAACCGGCGTCACCGTGCCGTA
This genomic interval from Silvimonas soli contains the following:
- a CDS encoding cupin-like domain-containing protein, producing the protein METQNQTTPRVVVDHEWRRWIAENLLLGGAPQDLTKVMVAAGADPEDALREVQAALASPYLAGAERLKNRLAKHDWVLDNQRRLEQLRSPEIPRRQRLSSAEFFNDYYTAGRPVIITGMMDQWPAMQKWSLDYFADRCGERAVEVQFGRNSNEHYELDKRRHEKSMRFAEFVQLVRTHSPTNDFYMTAYNDSHNRQALAELWRDILPLPEYLNPGSTDQGFLWFGPAGTITPFHHDLTNNFMAQVIGRKRILLVPANEIASMYNHEHCFTYVDARNIDYNRFPAMRNVQVRECILNPGEILFLPVGCWHFVEGLEVSVTMSFINFRWGNDFTSTYPAARTF
- a CDS encoding nuclear transport factor 2 family protein yields the protein MTSSNTNEAEEVVAGQLAAYNARDIDAFMAYWHDDALYYEHPATLLAEGAAAIRQRHEIRFAEPLLFGQLLTRVSVGNLVVDREVVRRTFAGGVGTVDVIAIYEVSDGKIAKAWFKLGTPKLDTATDH
- a CDS encoding DUF1993 domain-containing protein, with protein sequence MAVSMYRLSIPVFQRGLRVLSSYLDKALAHAQATGLPPEMLVHARLATDMLPLAGQIQRASDTSKNAIGRLAGVEVPRFIDCENSFAELQTRIQKTLAFFDSIAPEQMEGTEATEVTLDFSTIKTTFSGDEYLVTFVLPNFFFHIATAHDILRQHGLDIGKTDYLGPFGE